A genomic window from Methanobrevibacter sp. TLL-48-HuF1 includes:
- a CDS encoding 3-dehydroquinate synthase II, producing the protein MENKFAWIMTPNKPWDDKKEMITTALESGISYVLDLEDCDKIQKLGNVKTVANSDDADIYLVGINGEGDGSLILSEDLNQSQDLQEAKKAKREGKTVCAYVEITDKNHEQLAVSLGSVADYIILISTDWTVIPLENIIADLQKEDVEIIAAVADEDGAKLAVETLEHGTDGVIFEANDFNQIKKIAQLVVDASKIKYDLKVATVTNVKPLGSGDRVCVDTTDMMKPGEGMLIGSYSKSLFLVHSESLESEYVASRPFRVNAGPVQAYVMVPGNKTRYLSELVAGDEVLIVNTKGETRTAYVGRSKIERRPLILIEAEYEGKTIRTLLQNAETIRIVDADDNPLSVADIKVGDEVKVYVESNARHFGIAIDETIIEQ; encoded by the coding sequence GTGGAAAATAAATTCGCTTGGATAATGACTCCAAATAAACCATGGGATGATAAAAAAGAAATGATTACAACTGCATTGGAATCAGGCATCAGCTATGTCTTGGATTTGGAAGACTGTGATAAAATCCAAAAATTAGGTAATGTAAAAACAGTAGCTAACAGTGATGATGCAGACATTTATCTTGTTGGAATAAATGGTGAAGGTGACGGATCTTTAATCCTTAGTGAAGATTTGAATCAATCACAAGATTTACAGGAAGCAAAAAAAGCTAAAAGAGAAGGCAAAACTGTTTGTGCTTATGTGGAAATCACAGATAAAAATCATGAGCAATTAGCTGTCAGTTTAGGTTCTGTTGCTGATTACATTATTTTAATAAGTACTGACTGGACAGTTATTCCATTGGAAAATATTATTGCAGACTTGCAAAAAGAGGATGTGGAAATAATAGCTGCAGTAGCAGATGAAGACGGTGCTAAATTAGCTGTTGAAACTTTAGAGCATGGTACTGATGGAGTAATATTTGAAGCAAATGATTTTAATCAGATTAAAAAAATAGCACAGTTAGTTGTAGATGCTTCTAAAATAAAATATGATTTAAAAGTAGCTACTGTTACTAATGTTAAACCATTAGGTTCCGGTGATAGAGTCTGTGTTGACACTACTGACATGATGAAACCTGGAGAAGGTATGTTAATTGGATCATATTCCAAATCATTATTTTTAGTACATAGTGAGTCACTTGAAAGTGAATATGTAGCATCAAGACCATTCAGAGTAAATGCAGGTCCTGTTCAGGCATATGTAATGGTTCCAGGCAATAAAACAAGATACTTATCAGAACTTGTTGCTGGAGATGAAGTTTTAATTGTTAATACAAAAGGGGAAACAAGAACTGCCTATGTCGGAAGAAGTAAAATTGAAAGAAGACCTTTAATATTAATTGAAGCAGAATATGAAGGTAAAACAATCAGAACACTTCTTCAGAATGCAGAAACAATTAGAATAGTTGATGCTGATGATAATCCTCTATCAGTAGCTGATATAAAAGTAGGGGATGAAGTTAAAGTATATGTTGAATCAAATGCCCGACATTTTGGTATAGCTATTGATGAAACAATAATTGAACAATAA
- a CDS encoding 2-amino-3,7-dideoxy-D-threo-hept-6-ulosonate synthase, with product MMIGKKIRLERIINRHTGRTVIAPMDHGVSDGPMKGIIDIDKTVESISQGGADAILMHKGIVEQGHRGYGKDIGLIVHLSASTSLAPNPNNKVIVTSVEKAIQLGADAVSVHVNLGSETESEMLQELGEISETCSYWGIPLLAMMYPRGQKVENEHDVELVKHAARVGSELGVDIVKTNYTGDPDSFKEVVEGALVPVVIAGGPKVDTDEELLQMVKDSIEVGGAGVAFGRNLFQAENPGKITRAISEVVHNNLEVDEALKFLK from the coding sequence ATGATGATTGGTAAAAAGATTCGTTTAGAAAGAATCATTAACAGACATACCGGTAGAACTGTAATAGCTCCAATGGACCATGGAGTTTCTGATGGCCCAATGAAGGGTATTATAGATATAGACAAAACTGTTGAAAGCATTTCCCAAGGTGGAGCAGATGCAATACTTATGCATAAAGGTATTGTAGAACAGGGCCACAGAGGATACGGTAAAGATATTGGTCTTATTGTACATTTATCTGCAAGTACTTCCTTAGCACCAAATCCAAATAATAAAGTAATAGTTACTTCTGTTGAAAAAGCTATTCAGTTAGGTGCAGATGCAGTATCTGTTCATGTTAATTTAGGCAGTGAAACAGAAAGTGAAATGTTACAGGAATTAGGGGAAATTTCTGAAACCTGCAGCTACTGGGGAATTCCTCTTTTAGCTATGATGTACCCAAGAGGTCAGAAAGTGGAAAATGAACATGATGTAGAGTTAGTTAAACATGCTGCACGTGTAGGTTCAGAACTTGGTGTAGATATTGTAAAAACTAATTATACTGGTGATCCTGATTCATTTAAAGAAGTAGTTGAAGGAGCATTAGTACCTGTAGTAATAGCAGGAGGTCCAAAAGTCGACACTGATGAAGAATTATTGCAGATGGTAAAGGATTCTATTGAAGTTGGTGGAGCAGGTGTAGCATTTGGACGTAATCTTTTCCAGGCTGAAAATCCGGGTAAAATAACCAGAGCTATTTCAGAAGTGGTACATAATAATTTAGAAGTAGATGAAGCTTTAAAATTCTTGAAATAA